The Carassius gibelio isolate Cgi1373 ecotype wild population from Czech Republic chromosome B22, carGib1.2-hapl.c, whole genome shotgun sequence genome window below encodes:
- the LOC127988117 gene encoding uncharacterized protein LOC127988117, with protein MFDSFIFICLFSLSLLGVSGVDVVKSESESVMEGDSVTLRTDVTEILKHEEIDWRFGKILIANINMKENKSTLYNTSVTERFRGRLKLDQTGSLIIMNTRTTDSGEYKVTSISRDTPLITFNLTVYARLPVPVISSNTSQNSSSSGSLSGCVFVCSVVNVSAVTLSWYKGNSLLSSISVSDLSRSLSLHLECLDDFYSCVVNNPIRNQTTHLNTQLCQTCSAAVGIFCIWRKHRKTDQEGNSCI; from the exons atgtttgattcatttattttcatctgtttgttCTCATTGAGTCTGCTTG GTGTGTCTGGTGTTGATGTAGTGAAGTCAGAGTCagagtcagtgatggagggagattctgtcactctcaGGACCGATGTTACTGAAATACTGAAACATGAAGAGATCGATTGGAGGTTTGGAAAAATTCTCATAGCTAACATCAACATGAAGGAGAATAAGAGCACGCTTTATAATACCAGTGTTACTGAGAGATTCAGaggcagactgaagctggatcagactggatctctgatcatcatgaacaccagaaccacagactctggagaatataaaGTCACCAGCATCAGCCGAGACACACCGCTCATCACATTCAatcttactgtctatg ctcgtctgcctgttcctgtcatcagcagtaacACTTCTCAAAATTCATCATCATCAGGATCATTGTccggttgtgtgtttgtgtgttcagtggtgaatgtgagtgctgtgactctctcctggtacaaaggaaacagtttattgtccagcatcagtgtgtctgatctcagcagaaGTCTTTCTTTACATCTGGAGTGTCTAGATGATTTCTACAGCTGTGTGGTGaacaatcccatcagaaaccagaccacacatctcaaCACTCAACTCTGTCAGACATGTTCAG CTGCTGTTGGGATCTTCTGCATCTGGAggaaacacagaaaaacagaccAAGAAGGCAa TTcgtgtatttag